In Aureibaculum algae, the following are encoded in one genomic region:
- a CDS encoding DUF423 domain-containing protein, whose protein sequence is MKKNLSITAILGMLAIVLGAFGAHALKEKLGADALLSYETGVRYQMYHVFALLFVNTYSGFSSKGRQTISWLFFLGILLFSGSIYAITAGGIDPKLIWFITPLGGLLFIIGWLIMFFNFLKK, encoded by the coding sequence ATGAAAAAAAACTTATCAATTACTGCCATTTTAGGTATGCTTGCCATTGTACTAGGTGCCTTTGGTGCACACGCTCTAAAAGAAAAATTAGGAGCTGATGCCTTGCTGAGTTATGAAACTGGAGTACGCTATCAAATGTATCACGTTTTTGCACTTCTTTTCGTTAACACCTATTCTGGCTTCAGTTCTAAAGGTAGACAAACAATAAGTTGGCTCTTTTTCCTAGGTATTTTATTATTCTCTGGCTCTATTTATGCTATAACAGCGGGTGGTATTGACCCTAAACTTATTTGGTTTATCACTCCATTAGGTGGTTTATTATTTATTATAGGATGGCTCATAATGTTTTTCAACTTTCTTAAGAAATAA
- a CDS encoding saccharopine dehydrogenase family protein, translated as MRNILIIGAGRSSASLINYLLEKSVSEKLQITIADISIDLAESIIKNHENAKAMVLDIFDEKSRVSAIKNADIVVSMLPARFHIEVAKDCITYKKNMVTASYVSDEMKALDAEVKAQGLVFMNEIGLDPGVDHMSAMKVIDRIRENDAKMLLFESFTGGLVAPESDTNLWNYKFTWNPRNVVLAGQGGAAKFIQEGTYKYIPYHKLFRRTEILNLPNVGKFEAYANRDSLKYIKTYGLENILTMYRGTIRRVGFSRAWNLFVQLGMTDDSYTLEGSEHMSYREFTNSFLGYNPHDSVELKLRSYLKIDQDDIMWEKLLELNIFDHTKKVGLKNATPAQVLQKILMDSWTLKKEDKDMIVMQHKFGYEYQNEKRQIESTMVVLGEDQTYTAMAKTVGLPVAIATLLILNKKITTPGVQIPITKEVYDPILKELEGHGIVFNEIKTPYLGYNPDIVIG; from the coding sequence ATGCGTAACATTCTTATTATTGGTGCAGGTCGTTCATCTGCTTCACTTATCAATTATTTATTGGAAAAATCTGTATCTGAAAAATTACAGATTACCATAGCAGATATTTCTATTGATTTAGCAGAATCTATCATAAAAAATCATGAAAATGCGAAAGCAATGGTACTCGATATTTTCGATGAAAAATCGCGAGTTTCAGCTATTAAAAATGCAGACATCGTAGTTTCAATGTTACCCGCAAGATTTCATATTGAGGTAGCTAAAGATTGTATTACGTATAAAAAGAATATGGTTACTGCTTCTTATGTCTCTGACGAAATGAAAGCCTTAGATGCAGAGGTTAAAGCACAAGGATTGGTTTTTATGAATGAGATAGGTTTGGATCCAGGAGTTGATCACATGAGTGCCATGAAAGTTATTGATAGGATTAGAGAAAACGACGCTAAAATGTTGTTGTTTGAGTCATTTACTGGTGGTTTAGTAGCTCCAGAGAGTGATACTAATTTGTGGAATTACAAATTTACATGGAATCCTAGAAATGTTGTTTTAGCTGGACAAGGCGGAGCTGCAAAATTTATACAAGAAGGTACTTATAAATACATACCATATCATAAATTATTTAGGAGAACAGAAATATTGAATCTGCCAAATGTTGGAAAGTTTGAAGCCTATGCCAACAGAGATTCCTTGAAATATATTAAGACCTATGGATTAGAGAATATACTTACAATGTATAGAGGAACCATTAGACGTGTAGGTTTTTCCAGAGCTTGGAATTTGTTTGTGCAGTTGGGTATGACAGATGATAGTTATACACTAGAAGGTTCAGAGCATATGAGTTATCGCGAGTTTACGAACTCGTTTTTAGGTTATAATCCTCATGATTCTGTGGAGTTAAAATTACGGTCTTATTTAAAAATTGATCAAGATGATATTATGTGGGAGAAATTATTAGAGTTAAATATTTTTGATCATACTAAAAAAGTAGGGTTAAAAAATGCGACGCCCGCACAAGTATTGCAGAAAATTCTAATGGACAGTTGGACTTTGAAAAAGGAGGACAAAGACATGATTGTAATGCAACATAAATTTGGTTATGAATATCAAAATGAAAAACGTCAAATTGAATCGACTATGGTTGTTCTTGGTGAAGATCAAACCTATACTGCGATGGCAAAAACGGTTGGCTTACCTGTTGCTATAGCTACTTTATTAATTTTGAATAAAAAGATTACGACACCAGGTGTTCAAATTCCAATAACCAAAGAAGTATATGATCCAATATTAAAGGAATTAGAAGGTCATGGAATTGTATTTAACGAAATTAAGACACCCTATTTAGGTTATAACCCAGATATCGTTATTGGCTAA
- a CDS encoding PEP/pyruvate-binding domain-containing protein gives MPKKTLPDLKTYVFEHFAFEQLMQNRINKVLIVCSNYDYYMLEEDGRIDERIFNEYTALNLRYPPTFLHANSAKKALKILGSDHIDLVITWLDIGSYKAFETSMQLKKFFPNVPIAALSHYSSELRRKILRENTGIIDYVFHWNGNVDIFLAIIKLAEDRLNADKDINEIGVKAILLVEDSLRFYSRYLPVIYKIILKQTRSFMSEGLNEHRAMNLMRGRPKILLATQYEEGLALFEKYKDNLLGVISDVNYFKDGKRDPTAGFQFLKYVRSIERYFPFLIESSDIENEKIALELKGKFLWKHSETIELELKNYITKYFSFGDFEFWDPEQHLVLATVKDLNSFQNALAIVTKESMTYHAIRSEYSKWLRSRALFPLANLFKNVEYADFEDAEEIRTFLIEAIKAYRIYRSRGVISKFNKNKYDKYLGFARIGDGALGGKGRGLAFIDSFLKRNRLFKKFDDVLISIPRTVVLSTEVFDEFMEEHKLFKFAAHCDDENEILDEFVSKPLPGWVMEDIKAFLKVTKHPVAIRSSSVLEDSHYQPFAGVFATYMLPKTKPKQMLEMVSNAVKSVMASAFFQNSKLYLKATSHTVEENRMAVILQEITGTQYDDVFYPNISGVARSINFYPIGNEKPNEGIANIALGLGEIIVGGGQTLRFSPYHPKKIIQLSTPGSAQRETQQYFYALDMNPNSYVASTSQTINKKRITIRQAENHGSLKFVASTYDLQNNMIRPGVMHDGIRVITFDNILKYGTFPLPEILQELLRVGQREMRNPIEIEFAVKLDVPQGKPRQFSFLQIRPIVESNETLSVLPNNFDVADTIIYSESALGNGKYDDICDFVYVKPETFNSASTRQIAKAVELINKKFTEEHKKYILVGPGRWGSSDSWLGIPVIWPQISSAKIIVEAGLNDFRIDPSQGTHFFQNLTSFNVGYLTINPFLNDGFFDVDYLNSQEAVYEDDFLRHIQFDSPLSVIIEGKNNKAAIFKSGYQIDNDASELEISIDDLPPEGFM, from the coding sequence ATGCCTAAAAAGACACTTCCAGATTTAAAAACATACGTTTTTGAACATTTTGCATTTGAACAATTGATGCAAAATAGAATAAACAAAGTGCTTATTGTTTGTTCTAATTACGATTATTATATGTTGGAAGAGGATGGTAGAATTGATGAACGAATTTTTAATGAATACACGGCTTTAAATTTAAGATATCCTCCTACTTTTTTACATGCCAATTCTGCTAAAAAGGCATTAAAAATATTAGGTTCTGATCATATAGATCTTGTAATTACTTGGCTAGATATTGGTAGTTATAAGGCGTTTGAAACGTCTATGCAGTTAAAAAAGTTCTTTCCTAATGTGCCCATAGCCGCATTGAGTCATTACTCATCTGAATTAAGAAGGAAAATTTTAAGAGAGAATACGGGTATCATTGACTATGTTTTTCATTGGAATGGTAATGTAGATATCTTTTTAGCGATTATAAAATTGGCAGAAGATAGATTGAATGCAGATAAGGATATCAATGAAATTGGGGTAAAAGCTATTTTATTGGTAGAAGATTCGCTGCGGTTTTATTCTAGATACTTACCCGTTATTTATAAGATTATTTTAAAGCAAACAAGATCATTTATGTCGGAAGGCCTTAATGAGCACCGTGCAATGAATTTGATGCGTGGACGGCCAAAAATTTTATTGGCTACGCAGTACGAAGAGGGATTGGCTTTGTTTGAAAAATATAAAGACAATTTATTGGGTGTAATTTCAGATGTAAACTATTTTAAAGATGGTAAACGTGACCCTACAGCGGGTTTTCAATTTTTAAAATATGTAAGAAGTATAGAACGGTATTTTCCTTTTCTAATAGAATCTTCAGATATCGAAAATGAAAAAATAGCATTAGAATTAAAAGGTAAATTTTTATGGAAACACTCGGAAACCATTGAGTTAGAATTAAAAAATTACATTACAAAATATTTTTCTTTTGGTGATTTTGAATTTTGGGATCCTGAGCAACATTTAGTTTTAGCGACCGTAAAAGATTTAAATTCATTTCAAAATGCCTTGGCTATTGTTACTAAAGAATCAATGACCTATCATGCCATAAGAAGTGAGTATTCTAAGTGGTTGCGGTCAAGAGCACTTTTTCCGTTAGCAAATTTGTTTAAAAATGTAGAATATGCTGATTTTGAAGATGCTGAAGAAATTAGAACCTTTTTAATTGAAGCTATAAAAGCGTATCGAATCTATAGATCTAGAGGTGTAATTTCTAAATTTAATAAAAATAAATACGATAAATATTTAGGTTTTGCTAGAATTGGAGATGGGGCTTTAGGCGGAAAAGGAAGAGGTCTTGCATTTATAGATTCTTTTTTAAAACGCAATCGCTTATTTAAAAAGTTTGATGATGTGCTTATATCTATACCGCGAACAGTAGTTTTAAGTACGGAAGTTTTTGACGAATTTATGGAAGAGCATAAGCTCTTTAAATTTGCAGCACATTGTGATGATGAGAATGAGATTTTAGATGAATTTGTTTCAAAACCTTTACCAGGATGGGTAATGGAAGACATCAAAGCATTCTTAAAAGTAACCAAACATCCAGTAGCAATTCGATCTTCCAGTGTTTTGGAAGATTCACATTATCAGCCGTTTGCAGGTGTTTTTGCGACTTATATGCTCCCTAAAACCAAACCGAAGCAAATGTTAGAGATGGTTTCTAATGCTGTAAAATCAGTTATGGCTTCCGCCTTTTTTCAAAATAGTAAATTGTATTTAAAAGCCACTTCTCATACCGTAGAAGAAAATAGAATGGCGGTAATTTTACAAGAAATTACAGGTACGCAATATGATGATGTCTTTTATCCTAATATTTCTGGTGTTGCTCGTTCCATTAACTTTTATCCAATTGGTAATGAAAAACCTAATGAAGGTATCGCCAATATCGCCTTAGGATTAGGAGAAATAATTGTGGGTGGTGGACAGACGTTGCGTTTTTCTCCATATCATCCAAAGAAAATAATACAATTGTCAACGCCAGGGTCTGCTCAGCGAGAAACACAACAGTATTTTTATGCGTTAGATATGAATCCTAATAGTTATGTGGCTTCAACAAGCCAGACTATTAACAAAAAGAGAATTACCATTAGACAAGCTGAGAATCACGGGTCGTTAAAATTTGTGGCATCTACCTATGATTTACAAAACAACATGATAAGACCGGGTGTAATGCATGATGGAATTCGTGTAATTACATTTGATAACATTTTAAAGTATGGTACTTTTCCTTTGCCAGAAATACTTCAGGAATTATTACGTGTTGGGCAACGTGAAATGAGAAATCCCATAGAAATTGAGTTTGCTGTTAAGTTAGATGTACCTCAAGGAAAACCGAGACAATTTAGTTTTTTACAAATTCGACCTATTGTAGAGAGTAACGAAACATTAAGTGTTCTACCAAATAATTTTGACGTGGCAGACACTATTATTTATTCAGAATCGGCATTAGGAAATGGGAAATATGATGATATCTGCGATTTTGTTTATGTAAAACCAGAAACATTCAATTCTGCAAGCACAAGGCAAATTGCCAAAGCTGTTGAATTGATAAATAAAAAATTTACAGAAGAGCATAAAAAATATATTTTAGTAGGTCCTGGTAGATGGGGGTCTAGTGATTCATGGTTGGGAATTCCTGTGATATGGCCTCAAATTTCTTCAGCAAAAATAATTGTAGAAGCAGGGCTGAATGATTTCAGAATTGATCCGAGTCAAGGCACTCACTTTTTTCAAAATTTAACTTCGTTTAATGTGGGCTATTTAACAATTAATCCGTTTTTAAATGATGGCTTTTTTGATGTAGATTATTTGAATAGTCAAGAAGCGGTTTATGAAGATGATTTTTTACGACATATTCAGTTTGATTCACCACTTTCGGTAATTATTGAAGGTAAAAATAATAAAGCGGCAATTTTTAAATCTGGATATCAGATTGATAATGATGCATCTGAATTAGAAATTTCTATAGATGATTTACCTCCTGAAGGTTTTATGTAA
- the gdhA gene encoding NADP-specific glutamate dehydrogenase, protein MNVKEILNNLETKHPGEKEYLQAVHEVLESIENIYNENPQYASAKIIERLVEPDRVFTFRISWVDDNGEVQVNLGHRIQFNNAIGPYKGGIRLHPSVNLSILKFLGFEQIFKNALTTLPMGGAKGGSDFNPKGKSDAEIMRFCQAFMLELWRVIGPNTDVPAGDIGTGGREIGFMYGMYKKLQQENTGVFTGKGLNWGGSLIRPEATGFGGTYFTKEMLDTQNDNFKGKTVTLSGFGNVTWGVALKVTELGGKIVTISGPDGYVYDEKGLDADKIDYLLALRASNNDIVSPYVQEFPEAKFYPGEKPWSVKCDIAMPCATQNELNGEDAQKLVDNGVKYVSEVSNMGCTPDAIEVFHKNKILFAPGKAVNAGGVAVSGLEMSQNAMKLNWPMEEVDSKLHQIMTSIHTACIKYGTEPDGYVNYVKGANIAGFIKVADAMMDQGVV, encoded by the coding sequence ATGAATGTAAAAGAAATCTTAAACAATCTAGAAACAAAACACCCCGGAGAAAAAGAATATTTACAGGCGGTGCATGAGGTACTAGAATCTATAGAGAACATTTATAATGAAAATCCACAATACGCGTCAGCAAAAATTATTGAAAGGCTAGTAGAGCCAGATCGTGTTTTTACTTTCAGAATTTCATGGGTTGATGATAATGGCGAAGTTCAAGTTAATTTAGGTCATAGAATTCAATTTAATAACGCTATTGGTCCATATAAAGGAGGTATTCGTTTGCACCCAAGTGTAAACTTAAGTATTCTTAAATTTTTAGGTTTTGAACAAATCTTCAAAAATGCATTGACAACGCTTCCAATGGGAGGAGCTAAAGGAGGATCTGACTTTAACCCTAAGGGCAAATCAGATGCTGAAATTATGCGTTTTTGTCAAGCTTTTATGCTTGAATTATGGAGGGTAATTGGACCGAATACAGATGTGCCTGCTGGTGATATAGGAACTGGTGGCCGTGAAATTGGGTTCATGTATGGTATGTACAAAAAATTACAACAAGAAAATACAGGTGTATTTACAGGTAAAGGTTTAAATTGGGGCGGAAGCTTAATTAGACCGGAAGCTACTGGCTTTGGAGGTACTTATTTTACCAAAGAAATGTTAGATACACAAAATGACAATTTTAAAGGGAAAACAGTTACTCTTTCAGGATTTGGGAATGTAACTTGGGGAGTTGCTTTAAAAGTTACAGAATTAGGAGGTAAAATAGTTACTATTTCTGGTCCCGATGGTTATGTATACGATGAGAAAGGGTTAGATGCTGACAAAATAGATTATTTATTAGCCTTAAGAGCTTCAAATAATGATATCGTTTCTCCATATGTTCAAGAATTTCCTGAAGCTAAATTTTATCCAGGTGAAAAGCCTTGGAGTGTAAAATGTGATATTGCTATGCCATGTGCAACTCAAAATGAATTGAATGGTGAAGATGCTCAGAAATTAGTGGATAATGGCGTAAAATATGTGTCAGAAGTTTCTAATATGGGCTGTACACCTGATGCAATTGAGGTATTCCATAAAAACAAAATATTATTTGCACCTGGAAAAGCGGTAAATGCTGGAGGTGTTGCTGTTTCTGGTTTAGAAATGTCTCAGAATGCTATGAAATTAAATTGGCCAATGGAAGAAGTTGATTCGAAATTACATCAAATAATGACTTCTATTCATACAGCTTGTATAAAATATGGTACAGAACCTGATGGATATGTAAATTATGTAAAAGGAGCAAATATTGCTGGGTTTATAAAAGTTGCTGATGCCATGATGGATCAAGGCGTAGTGTAA
- a CDS encoding tRNA1(Val) (adenine(37)-N6)-methyltransferase, with protein MNKHFSFKQFTVNQDQCAMKIGTDGVLLGAWSSIKHNPESILDIGTGTGVIALQLAQRSDAEIIDAIEIDDNAFEQAVENFENSSWGDRLFCYHASLEEFTNEIDDHYDLIISNPPFYNDAFQSDDNARNTARFTDSLPFDILLKSVSKLLSSHGIFTVIIPFKEEENFINLAKEHNLFVNTICNVKGTPTSDIKRSLLEFSFTENEVIIEDLVIETTRHQYTDTYIELVKDFYLKM; from the coding sequence ATGAATAAACACTTTTCATTCAAACAATTCACCGTCAATCAAGACCAATGTGCAATGAAAATTGGCACTGATGGTGTATTATTAGGTGCTTGGTCTTCTATAAAGCACAATCCTGAATCAATATTAGACATTGGAACAGGAACTGGTGTTATTGCCTTACAATTGGCTCAACGTAGTGATGCCGAAATTATTGATGCCATAGAAATTGACGACAATGCTTTTGAACAAGCCGTTGAAAATTTTGAAAACTCATCATGGGGTGATCGATTATTTTGCTATCATGCTTCTTTGGAAGAATTTACAAATGAGATTGATGATCACTATGATTTGATAATTTCAAATCCCCCATTTTATAACGATGCTTTTCAAAGTGATGATAATGCTAGAAATACAGCTCGTTTCACAGATTCATTACCTTTTGATATACTTCTTAAATCGGTATCTAAACTCTTAAGTAGTCATGGTATTTTTACGGTTATTATACCCTTTAAAGAAGAAGAAAATTTTATAAACTTAGCAAAAGAACACAACCTTTTCGTCAACACTATCTGTAACGTAAAAGGCACACCTACTTCTGATATTAAAAGAAGTTTATTAGAATTTTCATTTACAGAAAATGAAGTAATTATTGAAGATCTGGTAATTGAAACGACTAGGCATCAATACACGGACACTTATATTGAATTGGTAAAGGACTTTTATTTAAAAATGTAA
- the dinB gene encoding DNA polymerase IV translates to MSLLPPYRKIIHVDMDAFYASVEQMDNPELQGIPLAVGGGGERGVVAAASYEARKFGVRSAMSGVLARKNCPHLTFVKPRFTRYKEISTQIRAIFNQYTDLVEPLSLDEAYLDVTKNKKNFPSATILAQEIRQQIYNEVGLHASAGISINKFVAKIASDVNKPNGQKTVPPEEVLAFLEALDIKKFYGVGKVTASKMYNLGIFTGKDLKEKSSEFLTEHFKKSGKHYFDIVRGIHLGEVKPDRTRKSVAAEHTFNTNLTSEIYMLEKLEIIAEELSGRLLKPNISGKTITLKIKYSDFTIQTRSKTLPYFVKDKSVLLEQAKDLLYQEEMHESVRLLGISLSNLNTNTIEKEEPVEFQLKLEF, encoded by the coding sequence ATGTCTTTATTACCTCCTTACCGTAAGATAATTCATGTTGATATGGATGCATTTTATGCTTCTGTAGAGCAAATGGATAATCCTGAGTTACAAGGAATACCTTTGGCTGTTGGTGGAGGTGGAGAAAGAGGCGTTGTTGCAGCGGCTAGTTATGAGGCTCGTAAATTTGGTGTGCGTTCAGCAATGAGTGGTGTGTTGGCACGAAAAAATTGTCCACATTTAACATTTGTAAAGCCTCGTTTTACACGATACAAAGAGATTTCTACTCAAATTAGAGCTATCTTCAATCAATATACAGATTTGGTAGAGCCATTATCCTTGGATGAGGCCTATTTGGATGTGACAAAGAATAAAAAGAACTTTCCTTCGGCAACAATTTTAGCTCAAGAAATTAGACAACAAATTTACAATGAAGTAGGTTTGCATGCTTCGGCAGGCATCTCTATTAATAAGTTTGTGGCAAAAATTGCCTCAGATGTAAATAAGCCAAACGGGCAAAAAACGGTTCCTCCTGAAGAAGTACTTGCATTTTTAGAAGCTTTAGATATTAAGAAATTTTATGGGGTTGGTAAAGTCACAGCATCAAAAATGTACAACTTAGGTATATTTACGGGGAAGGACTTAAAAGAAAAGTCATCTGAATTTTTGACGGAGCATTTTAAAAAATCAGGGAAACACTATTTTGATATTGTTAGAGGAATTCACCTTGGAGAAGTTAAACCTGACCGAACTAGAAAATCTGTTGCGGCAGAACATACTTTTAATACCAATTTGACTTCAGAAATTTATATGCTCGAGAAATTGGAAATAATAGCTGAAGAATTATCAGGTAGACTTTTAAAACCAAATATTTCAGGAAAAACCATTACCTTAAAAATTAAGTATAGCGACTTTACAATACAAACTAGAAGTAAAACATTACCTTATTTTGTAAAAGATAAGAGTGTTTTATTAGAACAGGCTAAAGATTTATTATACCAAGAAGAAATGCATGAATCTGTAAGGTTGTTGGGTATTTCGTTGTCTAATTTAAATACAAATACAATTGAAAAGGAAGAACCTGTAGAGTTTCAGTTAAAACTAGAGTTTTAA
- the rimM gene encoding ribosome maturation factor RimM (Essential for efficient processing of 16S rRNA): protein MQKKDCFYLGKVVRKHSFKGEVVIKLDTDEPDLYQNMDALFLEAGNNFIPFFIEKSLLQKGNQLRVQFENFTTEEDADSIMKCGVYLPLTLLPKLTGNKFYYHEVIGFTIEDENYGNVGSLVGVNDKTAQPLFIIENGDKEVLIPMIDDFIKKVDRANKKIVVETPEGLIEMYLDE, encoded by the coding sequence ATGCAAAAAAAAGATTGTTTCTATTTAGGAAAAGTAGTTAGAAAACACAGTTTTAAAGGAGAAGTAGTTATTAAGCTAGATACAGATGAGCCAGACTTGTATCAAAATATGGATGCTTTATTTTTGGAAGCTGGCAATAACTTTATTCCCTTTTTTATCGAAAAAAGCCTCTTACAAAAGGGTAATCAACTTCGTGTACAGTTCGAAAACTTTACCACAGAAGAAGATGCCGATTCTATTATGAAATGTGGTGTGTATCTGCCTTTAACCTTATTACCGAAATTAACTGGAAATAAATTTTACTATCACGAAGTAATTGGGTTTACCATTGAAGATGAAAATTACGGTAACGTTGGTAGTCTAGTAGGGGTTAATGACAAAACAGCTCAACCTCTTTTTATAATTGAAAATGGAGACAAAGAAGTTTTGATTCCGATGATAGATGACTTTATAAAAAAAGTAGATAGAGCTAACAAAAAGATTGTTGTGGAAACTCCTGAGGGATTAATTGAAATGTATTTAGATGAATAA
- a CDS encoding DUF6146 family protein, translating into MKNFIYVFGILGFLIVGCGTQQTTTSNEDKEEPVRIANDSLEYEITIIDPGFTSYLISAKPESYYSLSTLESKNRVYVMEWNSRFRSPTRYNSNIYENEIDYQPNIDYGMEVNYKLYQYFQFAQKKYNMRLSSFRID; encoded by the coding sequence ATGAAAAATTTTATTTACGTTTTTGGGATACTTGGTTTTCTAATTGTGGGTTGTGGTACGCAACAAACAACTACTTCAAATGAAGACAAAGAAGAACCTGTAAGAATTGCAAATGATAGTTTGGAGTATGAAATTACTATTATTGATCCAGGATTTACAAGTTATTTGATTTCTGCAAAACCAGAAAGTTACTATAGTCTAAGTACTTTAGAATCAAAAAATAGAGTTTATGTTATGGAGTGGAATAGTAGGTTTAGGAGCCCAACTAGATATAATTCTAATATATACGAAAATGAAATTGACTACCAACCCAATATAGATTATGGAATGGAAGTCAATTACAAGCTTTATCAGTATTTTCAGTTTGCACAGAAAAAATACAATATGCGTTTAAGTTCTTTTCGGATTGATTAA
- the pckA gene encoding phosphoenolpyruvate carboxykinase (ATP): MKDSTKSVNTVLKKYGIKNANVHWNSSPEELTKICVDKGLGIIADSGALIVNTGEFTGRSPQDRFIVKDEISEDKVWWGNINLPFEAEKFDRLYDKVIEHLSGKELYARDAYACADDRYRMNIRIITELPWSNLFAYNMFLRPTESELELFQPEWLILQAPSFMAVAKEDGTRQHNFAILNFKRKVILIGGTGYTGEIKKGIFSALNFILPVEKETLPMHCSSNVGENGETAIFFGLSGTGKTTLSADPNRKLIGDDEHGWTKDNTIFNFEGGCYAKVINLSEENEPDIFKAIKSGAILENVVCKTGTNEVDFENTSITQNTRVSYPINHIKNIKTPSLAGNPKNIFFLTADAFGVLPPISRLLPNQAAYHFISGYTAKVAGTEAGVTEPVPSFSACFGAPFMPLHPAKYAEMLSKKMKDSNVNVWLVNTGWTGGPYGVGTRMKLKYTRAMINAALNGDLGPYNYKDYHIHSVFGVAQPRSCPGVPTDVLSPRTTWNDDDAYYKMAFKLSNAFRENFDKFEAIANEEIRRGGPQRFAF; encoded by the coding sequence ATGAAAGATTCTACAAAATCAGTAAATACAGTATTAAAAAAATACGGTATAAAAAATGCCAACGTACATTGGAACTCATCACCAGAAGAGCTCACAAAAATATGTGTTGATAAAGGTTTGGGTATAATTGCCGATTCCGGAGCATTAATAGTAAATACAGGTGAGTTTACAGGAAGGTCTCCTCAAGATCGATTTATCGTAAAAGATGAGATTTCTGAAGATAAAGTTTGGTGGGGTAACATAAATCTACCTTTTGAAGCTGAAAAATTTGACCGCCTTTATGATAAAGTAATTGAGCACTTATCAGGAAAAGAACTCTATGCTCGTGATGCCTATGCTTGTGCTGACGACAGATATAGAATGAACATTAGAATAATAACTGAACTTCCTTGGTCTAACTTATTTGCTTATAACATGTTTTTAAGACCTACAGAAAGTGAATTGGAATTGTTCCAACCCGAATGGCTCATATTACAAGCCCCTAGTTTTATGGCTGTTGCTAAGGAAGATGGTACACGCCAGCATAATTTTGCCATATTAAATTTTAAAAGAAAAGTTATTCTCATTGGAGGCACAGGTTATACCGGTGAAATAAAGAAGGGAATTTTTTCTGCTTTAAATTTTATTCTTCCTGTTGAAAAAGAAACATTACCAATGCATTGTTCATCAAATGTTGGTGAAAATGGAGAAACAGCAATTTTCTTCGGATTATCAGGCACGGGTAAAACAACATTGTCCGCAGATCCTAATCGTAAATTAATTGGCGATGATGAACATGGTTGGACAAAAGACAACACCATTTTTAATTTTGAAGGCGGTTGCTATGCTAAGGTGATAAATCTTTCTGAAGAAAATGAACCCGATATTTTCAAAGCAATTAAGTCTGGAGCAATATTAGAAAACGTGGTATGCAAAACTGGTACTAATGAAGTTGATTTTGAAAATACTTCAATTACACAAAACACCAGAGTTAGCTACCCTATCAATCACATAAAAAATATAAAAACGCCTTCTTTAGCGGGTAACCCCAAAAACATATTCTTTCTAACGGCTGATGCTTTTGGAGTATTACCTCCTATTTCACGTTTACTGCCAAACCAAGCTGCATATCATTTTATATCAGGCTATACTGCAAAAGTTGCAGGAACCGAAGCTGGAGTTACAGAACCTGTTCCTTCTTTTTCTGCCTGTTTTGGTGCTCCTTTTATGCCATTGCACCCTGCTAAATATGCAGAAATGTTAAGTAAAAAAATGAAAGATTCAAATGTAAATGTTTGGTTGGTAAATACGGGATGGACTGGTGGCCCTTATGGAGTTGGTACCCGAATGAAATTAAAATACACAAGAGCAATGATCAATGCCGCATTAAACGGTGATTTAGGACCTTACAATTATAAAGATTACCATATTCACTCTGTATTTGGTGTAGCTCAGCCTAGAAGTTGCCCCGGTGTACCCACAGATGTTTTAAGCCCTCGAACTACTTGGAACGATGATGATGCGTATTATAAAATGGCCTTTAAATTATCAAATGCTTTTAGAGAAAATTTTGACAAATTTGAAGCTATTGCCAACGAAGAAATAAGACGTGGTGGCCCACAACGTTTCGCTTTTTAA